A genome region from Dolichospermum compactum NIES-806 includes the following:
- the rplO gene encoding 50S ribosomal protein L15: MRLNDVKPQKGSKKRRKRVGRGISAGQGASAGLGMRGQKSRSGSGTRPGFEGGQQPLYRRIPKLKGFPLINRRIYTTINVEKLNNLPANSEVTLESLKQSGILTTVKGELKILGNGELNVSLQVKAAAFTGQARAKIEAAGGSCETV, from the coding sequence ATGAGACTTAATGATGTTAAGCCCCAAAAAGGCTCTAAAAAACGCCGTAAGCGTGTAGGTAGAGGTATTTCTGCTGGACAAGGTGCTAGCGCTGGTCTAGGGATGCGTGGTCAAAAATCCCGTTCTGGTAGTGGCACAAGACCAGGTTTTGAAGGTGGTCAACAGCCATTGTACCGCCGGATTCCTAAACTCAAGGGTTTCCCTCTGATTAATCGGAGAATTTACACTACTATCAATGTAGAGAAATTAAATAATTTACCTGCTAACTCAGAAGTAACTTTAGAGTCATTAAAACAGTCCGGTATTTTAACCACTGTTAAAGGTGAACTGAAAATTTTGGGTAATGGTGAATTGAATGTTTCTCTTCAGGTAAAAGCTGCTGCTTTCACAGGCCAGGCTCGCGCCAAAATTGAGGCTGCTGGTGGGAGTTGCGAAACTGTATAA
- the rpsE gene encoding 30S ribosomal protein S5, translating to MVTGRRKASRTKKEETTWQERVIQIRRVSKVVKGGKKLSFRAIVVVGNERGQVGVGVGKASDVIGAVKKGVADGKKHLIDIPITKSNSIPHPIDGIGGGAKVMMRPAAPGTGVIAGGAVRTVLELAGIRNILAKQLGSNNPLNNARAAVNALSTLRTLSEVAEDRGIAIEKLYI from the coding sequence ATGGTAACCGGTCGTCGTAAAGCAAGCCGTACAAAAAAAGAAGAAACCACCTGGCAAGAGCGAGTTATTCAAATCCGCCGGGTGAGTAAAGTCGTCAAAGGTGGTAAAAAACTCAGCTTCCGTGCCATTGTCGTCGTTGGTAATGAACGTGGACAAGTCGGAGTCGGAGTAGGCAAGGCATCAGATGTAATTGGTGCAGTTAAAAAAGGTGTCGCTGATGGTAAAAAACATCTGATTGACATTCCTATCACCAAATCCAATTCTATTCCTCACCCCATTGATGGCATCGGTGGTGGAGCTAAAGTGATGATGCGCCCAGCCGCACCAGGTACAGGGGTAATTGCCGGGGGTGCTGTACGGACTGTACTAGAGTTAGCAGGAATACGCAATATTCTTGCCAAACAACTAGGTTCAAATAACCCTTTGAACAACGCCAGAGCCGCAGTTAACGCTCTATCTACCCTGCGGACATTAAGTGAAGTTGCTGAAGATCGCGGTATCGCCATTGAGAAACTCTATATTTAG
- the rplR gene encoding 50S ribosomal protein L18, which yields MKLTRKESKQRRHRRVRGKVTGSPERPRLAIFRSNEHIYAQVIDDTKQETIVAASTVEPELKSNIASGANCDASVQVGKLVAVRALEKGITKVVFDRGGNLYHGRIKALAEAAREAGLDF from the coding sequence ATGAAACTTACACGCAAAGAATCAAAACAACGTCGTCATCGGCGCGTTCGTGGCAAAGTCACCGGTTCTCCAGAACGTCCCCGCTTGGCTATATTTCGATCCAATGAGCATATTTATGCTCAAGTAATTGATGATACCAAGCAAGAAACTATAGTTGCCGCATCAACCGTAGAACCAGAATTGAAATCTAACATAGCTTCTGGTGCTAACTGTGACGCATCAGTACAAGTTGGTAAATTGGTAGCTGTGCGCGCTCTAGAAAAAGGCATCACTAAAGTCGTTTTTGACCGTGGTGGCAACCTCTATCATGGTCGCATTAAAGCACTGGCTGAGGCGGCACGCGAAGCTGGTCTAGATTTCTAA
- the rplF gene encoding 50S ribosomal protein L6 encodes MSRIGKRPITIPAKVQVAIDGVKVVVKGPKGELSRQLPNNVILSLDGETLLVTRRDETRTSRQMHGLSRTLVANMVEGVSQGFQRRLEIQGVGYRAQVEGRNLVLNMGYSHKVQIEPPEGIQFAVEGTTNVIVSGYDKEIVGNTAAKIRAVRPPEPYKGKGIRYAGEVVRRKAGKTGKGGKK; translated from the coding sequence ATGTCTCGTATTGGTAAACGTCCAATTACCATTCCCGCCAAAGTGCAAGTGGCGATTGATGGTGTCAAAGTAGTGGTGAAAGGTCCTAAAGGTGAACTTTCCCGTCAACTACCTAACAATGTCATACTCTCCTTAGATGGAGAAACATTGCTAGTTACTCGTCGTGATGAAACCCGCACCTCCAGACAAATGCACGGTCTGAGCCGCACCTTGGTGGCCAATATGGTGGAGGGAGTATCTCAGGGTTTTCAACGTCGCTTGGAAATCCAAGGGGTTGGTTATCGCGCCCAAGTTGAAGGCCGTAACCTAGTTTTAAATATGGGTTATAGCCATAAAGTGCAAATTGAACCGCCAGAAGGAATTCAATTTGCAGTAGAAGGTACTACTAATGTCATAGTCAGCGGTTATGACAAAGAAATTGTAGGAAATACAGCAGCTAAAATTCGTGCAGTCCGTCCGCCTGAACCTTACAAAGGTAAAGGTATTCGCTATGCAGGTGAAGTGGTCAGACGCAAAGCTGGTAAGACTGGTAAGGGTGGTAAGAAGTAA
- the rpsH gene encoding 30S ribosomal protein S8, with protein MAANDTIADMLTRIRNANMARHQTTQVPATKMTRSIAKVLREEGFIAEVEEAGEGIKRNLVISLKYKGKNRQPLITALKRVSKPGLRVYSNRKELPRVLGGIGIAIISTSSGIMTDREARRQNLGGEVLCHVW; from the coding sequence ATGGCGGCTAACGACACAATTGCAGATATGCTGACGCGCATCCGCAATGCCAATATGGCAAGGCATCAAACTACGCAAGTACCAGCTACAAAGATGACCCGTAGTATTGCTAAGGTACTGCGAGAAGAAGGCTTTATTGCGGAAGTTGAAGAAGCAGGAGAAGGAATTAAGCGAAACCTGGTTATTTCCCTGAAATACAAAGGTAAAAATCGCCAACCCTTAATCACTGCCCTAAAACGAGTGAGTAAACCAGGTTTGCGTGTTTACTCCAACAGAAAAGAATTACCAAGAGTGCTAGGCGGTATCGGTATTGCCATTATTTCTACATCCAGTGGGATTATGACTGACCGCGAAGCACGCCGCCAAAATCTAGGCGGTGAAGTGCTTTGCCACGTTTGGTAG
- the rplE gene encoding 50S ribosomal protein L5, translated as MAITRLKTVYQETITPKLINQFQYTNVHQVPKVIKVTINRGLGEAAQNAKSLEASISEIALITGQKPVVTRAKKAIAGFKIRQGMPVGIMVTLRGERMYAFLDRLINLTLPRIRDFRGVSPKSFDGRGNYTLGVREQLIFPEVEYDRIDQVRGLDISIITTAKTDEEGRALLKEMGMPFRDQ; from the coding sequence ATGGCCATAACACGACTCAAAACCGTATATCAAGAGACAATTACTCCCAAATTGATTAATCAGTTTCAGTACACCAACGTGCATCAAGTGCCAAAGGTGATTAAGGTAACTATCAACAGAGGTTTGGGAGAAGCTGCTCAAAACGCTAAATCACTAGAGGCATCCATCAGCGAAATAGCCCTGATTACTGGACAAAAACCTGTGGTAACACGGGCAAAGAAAGCGATCGCCGGCTTTAAAATTCGTCAAGGTATGCCTGTCGGGATTATGGTGACACTAAGAGGCGAACGGATGTACGCCTTCTTAGATCGTCTAATTAACCTGACACTACCCAGAATCAGAGACTTTCGCGGTGTCAGCCCCAAAAGCTTTGACGGTCGTGGCAACTACACTCTGGGTGTGCGCGAACAGCTAATTTTTCCAGAAGTGGAATATGACAGAATCGATCAAGTCCGGGGTTTAGATATTTCTATCATCACCACGGCAAAAACCGACGAAGAGGGCCGCGCCTTACTTAAGGAAATGGGAATGCCCTTTCGCGATCAATAA
- the rplX gene encoding 50S ribosomal protein L24 → MAKRPQPKVFHKMHVKTGDTVQVIAGKDKGKVGEVIKALPQLSKVLVKGVNIKTKHVKPQQEGESGQIVTQEYPIHSSNVMLYSTKQNVASRVCYTFTAEGKKVRMLKKTGEILDK, encoded by the coding sequence ATGGCAAAGCGCCCACAACCCAAAGTTTTTCATAAAATGCACGTCAAAACTGGTGATACTGTGCAAGTCATCGCGGGCAAAGATAAAGGTAAAGTTGGTGAAGTGATTAAAGCACTACCACAACTGAGCAAAGTTCTTGTCAAAGGTGTCAACATTAAAACCAAGCACGTGAAACCCCAGCAGGAAGGAGAATCAGGGCAAATAGTCACCCAGGAGTACCCCATTCATAGCTCCAATGTGATGCTCTATTCCACCAAGCAAAACGTTGCTAGTCGCGTCTGCTACACTTTCACTGCCGAAGGCAAGAAAGTGAGAATGCTCAAAAAAACAGGTGAGATTCTTGATAAATAG
- the rplN gene encoding 50S ribosomal protein L14, translated as MIQPQSYLNVADNSGAKKLMCIRVLGAGNRRYGGVGDRIIAVVKESSPNMAVKKSDVVEAVIVRTRKAITRDSGMAIRFDDNAAVIINKEGNPRGTRVFGPVARELRDKNFTKIVSLAPEVL; from the coding sequence GTGATTCAACCCCAATCTTATCTGAATGTCGCAGATAATAGCGGTGCTAAAAAACTAATGTGCATCCGCGTATTAGGTGCAGGTAACCGCCGTTATGGTGGCGTAGGCGATAGAATTATCGCCGTTGTCAAAGAGTCTTCACCCAACATGGCTGTTAAAAAGTCTGATGTTGTAGAAGCGGTAATTGTACGTACACGCAAGGCTATTACTCGTGATAGTGGAATGGCTATCCGCTTTGACGATAATGCCGCAGTGATTATCAACAAAGAAGGTAATCCTAGAGGTACACGGGTATTTGGACCCGTAGCTCGAGAACTGCGCGATAAAAACTTTACTAAAATTGTTTCTCTGGCTCCGGAGGTGCTGTAA
- the rpsQ gene encoding 30S ribosomal protein S17, whose protein sequence is MAVKERVGLVVSDKMQKTVVVAIENRAPHPKYGKIVVQTRRYKVHDEENTCKTGDRVRIQETRPLSKTKRWQVTEILNTKAT, encoded by the coding sequence ATGGCAGTCAAAGAACGAGTTGGCTTGGTAGTGAGCGATAAAATGCAAAAAACTGTGGTAGTAGCCATAGAAAACCGCGCTCCTCACCCCAAGTACGGCAAAATCGTAGTTCAAACCCGCCGCTATAAAGTTCACGACGAAGAGAATACCTGTAAAACAGGCGATCGCGTGCGGATTCAAGAAACCAGACCCCTGAGTAAAACCAAGCGTTGGCAAGTTACAGAAATTCTGAACACCAAAGCTACATAG
- the rpmC gene encoding 50S ribosomal protein L29, which produces MPLPKIAEARELNDERLAEEIVAVKRQLFQLRLQKATRQLEKPHQFKHARHRLSQLLTVEGERKRAASLSDQEQK; this is translated from the coding sequence ATGCCTCTTCCCAAGATTGCGGAAGCTAGAGAATTAAATGACGAAAGACTGGCCGAGGAAATTGTCGCTGTTAAGAGACAATTGTTCCAGTTGCGCTTGCAAAAAGCCACAAGACAGCTAGAAAAGCCTCACCAGTTCAAACACGCACGCCATCGTCTCTCCCAATTGCTGACAGTAGAAGGAGAACGGAAACGGGCAGCAAGTCTTTCAGACCAAGAGCAAAAGTAG
- the rplP gene encoding 50S ribosomal protein L16 encodes MLSPRRTKFRKQQRGRMEGLASRGSTLNFGDFGLQAQEPSWITSRQIEASRRAMTRYIRRGGKIWIRIFPDKPITMRPAETRMGSGKGNPEFWVAVVKPGRIMFEIGGVTEEIAREAMRLADAKLPIKTKFIVRSQPQEQE; translated from the coding sequence ATGTTAAGTCCTAGAAGAACTAAATTCCGCAAACAACAACGCGGACGCATGGAAGGTCTTGCCAGCCGAGGCAGTACCCTCAACTTTGGGGATTTTGGACTCCAAGCCCAAGAACCATCTTGGATTACCTCACGGCAAATCGAGGCTTCCCGTCGGGCAATGACTCGGTATATTCGCCGGGGTGGCAAAATCTGGATTCGGATTTTCCCTGACAAACCAATTACCATGCGTCCTGCTGAAACCCGGATGGGTTCTGGTAAAGGTAACCCAGAGTTTTGGGTAGCCGTAGTCAAACCAGGCCGGATCATGTTTGAAATTGGCGGCGTGACTGAAGAAATTGCCCGCGAAGCTATGCGATTGGCTGACGCTAAGTTACCAATTAAGACCAAATTTATTGTGCGCTCTCAACCACAGGAGCAGGAGTAG
- the rpsC gene encoding 30S ribosomal protein S3, producing MGQKIHPVGFRLGITQEHQSRWFAEPDRYPELLQEDYKLRQYIEQKLGRYAQNNAGISEVRIERKADQIDIEVRTARPGVVVGRGGQGIESLRLGLQGALGGNRQIRINVVEVQRVDADAYLIAEYIAQQLERRVSFRRVVRQAIQRAQRAGVQGIKVQVGGRLNGAEIARSEWTREGRVPLHTLRADIDYSGCTAKTIYGILGIKVWVFKGEIIPGQEQAPAQPARERDRDRGDRDREREPRRRQQQRRRQQFEDRSNES from the coding sequence GTGGGACAGAAAATTCATCCAGTCGGCTTTCGACTGGGTATAACTCAAGAACACCAATCCCGTTGGTTTGCAGAACCTGACCGTTATCCAGAACTTCTACAGGAAGACTACAAACTCCGTCAATACATTGAACAAAAACTAGGTAGATACGCTCAAAATAACGCCGGTATTTCCGAAGTGAGAATTGAGCGCAAAGCGGATCAAATTGACATAGAAGTTCGCACAGCTAGACCAGGTGTGGTTGTAGGTCGGGGTGGTCAAGGTATTGAATCATTGCGCCTTGGACTACAAGGAGCTTTGGGTGGTAATCGCCAAATTCGTATTAACGTTGTTGAAGTCCAACGAGTTGATGCTGATGCTTACCTGATTGCTGAGTACATTGCTCAACAATTAGAGCGTCGGGTTTCCTTCCGCCGAGTTGTGCGTCAAGCAATTCAACGCGCTCAAAGAGCAGGTGTACAAGGAATCAAAGTTCAAGTCGGTGGTCGGCTCAACGGTGCAGAAATTGCCCGCTCTGAGTGGACTCGTGAAGGTCGAGTTCCTCTCCACACCTTACGGGCTGACATTGACTATTCTGGCTGCACAGCTAAGACAATTTACGGGATTCTCGGAATTAAAGTTTGGGTATTTAAAGGAGAAATTATTCCTGGTCAGGAACAAGCTCCCGCCCAACCAGCCAGAGAACGTGACCGTGATCGTGGTGATCGTGACCGTGAACGCGAACCCCGTCGCCGACAACAACAACGTCGTCGTCAACAGTTTGAAGACCGCTCCAATGAATCCTAG
- the rplV gene encoding 50S ribosomal protein L22: MATDTTEVKAIARYIRISPYKVRRVLDQIRGRSYREALIILEFMPYGACDPILKVLRSAAANAEHNAGLDRASLVISQAYADQGPVLKRFQPRAQGRAYQIRKPTCHITVAVSAGSTAE, encoded by the coding sequence ATGGCAACTGACACTACTGAAGTTAAGGCGATCGCCCGTTATATACGCATTTCTCCCTATAAAGTGCGCCGTGTACTTGACCAAATTCGCGGGCGTTCATACAGAGAAGCACTAATTATTCTCGAATTTATGCCCTATGGTGCTTGTGACCCCATCTTAAAGGTTCTCAGAAGTGCCGCAGCTAACGCAGAGCATAATGCTGGTTTGGACAGAGCCAGTTTGGTGATTAGTCAAGCCTATGCTGACCAAGGCCCAGTGCTAAAACGGTTTCAACCCAGAGCCCAAGGTCGAGCTTACCAAATTCGCAAACCAACGTGTCATATCACTGTTGCTGTTTCCGCTGGCTCTACTGCTGAGTAA
- the rpsS gene encoding 30S ribosomal protein S19 gives MGRSLKKGPFVADHLLKKIEKLNAKDEKQVVKTWSRASTILPLMVGHTIAVHNGRQHVPVFVNEQMVGHKLGEFAPTRTYRGHGKSDKKSGR, from the coding sequence ATGGGTCGTTCTTTAAAAAAAGGTCCTTTTGTTGCTGACCATCTGCTCAAGAAAATTGAGAAGTTAAACGCAAAAGATGAAAAACAAGTGGTTAAAACTTGGTCGAGAGCTTCGACCATTTTGCCCTTGATGGTAGGTCATACTATCGCTGTTCATAATGGACGGCAGCACGTTCCTGTATTTGTCAATGAACAAATGGTAGGACATAAGTTAGGAGAATTTGCTCCTACCCGTACCTACAGAGGTCATGGCAAAAGTGACAAAAAATCAGGGAGATAG
- the rplB gene encoding 50S ribosomal protein L2: protein MGTRSYRPYTPSTRQVIISDFAEITKTEPEKSLTESVHRPKGRNNQGRITSRRRGGGHKQLYRIIDFKRDKRNIPAIVTAIEYDPNRNARIALLLYEDGEKRYILQPNGMTVGTKIIAGPESPIEDGNALPLLNIPLGTGVHNVEMTPGKGGQIVRAAGAVAQVVAKEGNYVTLKLPSGEVRLIRRDCYATIGQVGNTDARNLSAGKAGRNRWKGRRPKVRGSAMNPVDHPHGGGEGRAPIGRSGPVTPWGKPTLGAKTRKRKKASTKLIIRRRRKSSKRGRGGRQS, encoded by the coding sequence ATGGGTACTCGTTCTTATCGCCCTTATACCCCCAGTACTCGCCAAGTAATCATCTCTGACTTTGCCGAAATTACGAAAACTGAGCCAGAAAAATCATTAACTGAATCAGTTCATCGTCCCAAAGGTCGGAACAATCAAGGGCGGATAACCAGCCGTCGTCGGGGTGGCGGACACAAACAACTTTACCGCATTATTGACTTTAAGCGAGATAAGCGGAATATCCCGGCTATAGTTACAGCCATTGAATACGATCCTAACCGGAATGCGCGGATAGCTTTGTTGTTGTATGAAGATGGCGAAAAACGTTACATCTTGCAGCCAAATGGCATGACTGTAGGGACAAAGATCATTGCTGGACCTGAGTCACCCATCGAAGATGGTAATGCCTTACCTTTATTGAATATTCCCTTGGGTACTGGTGTTCACAACGTCGAAATGACCCCAGGTAAAGGTGGTCAAATTGTCCGTGCTGCTGGTGCAGTAGCACAAGTTGTTGCTAAAGAAGGCAACTATGTGACATTAAAGTTACCTTCAGGTGAAGTCCGGTTGATTCGGCGTGATTGTTACGCCACCATCGGACAAGTCGGTAATACAGACGCAAGAAACCTCAGCGCTGGTAAAGCTGGACGAAATCGCTGGAAAGGCCGTCGTCCCAAGGTTAGAGGTAGTGCCATGAACCCAGTGGATCACCCACATGGTGGTGGTGAAGGTAGAGCGCCTATCGGTAGATCCGGTCCTGTAACACCTTGGGGTAAACCTACGTTAGGAGCGAAGACACGTAAACGCAAGAAAGCCAGCACTAAGTTGATTATCCGTCGTCGTCGCAAATCCTCTAAACGTGGTCGTGGTGGCCGTCAGTCTTAG
- a CDS encoding 50S ribosomal protein L23: MPKVVATRDLPDLVRRPILTEKATMLMEQNKYTFEVIPKATKPQIRAAIEDLFAVKVVKINTANPPRKQKRVGRFIGYKPQYKRAIVTVAPGDEEKIRKVLFPEV; encoded by the coding sequence GTGCCTAAAGTAGTTGCCACCCGTGATCTGCCGGATTTAGTGCGTCGCCCCATTCTCACCGAAAAAGCGACCATGCTCATGGAACAAAACAAATACACATTTGAAGTAATTCCTAAAGCCACCAAACCACAAATTAGAGCCGCAATTGAAGACCTATTTGCAGTTAAGGTCGTCAAAATCAATACCGCTAACCCACCACGCAAACAAAAACGGGTAGGTAGATTTATTGGATACAAACCCCAATACAAGCGAGCTATTGTTACTGTTGCTCCTGGGGACGAAGAAAAAATCAGAAAAGTTCTCTTCCCAGAAGTCTAA
- the rplD gene encoding 50S ribosomal protein L4, whose protein sequence is MVESVIKNWQGEQVGETNFDLRVAKETTAAHIVHRALVRQMTNSRQGTASTKTRAEVRGGGRKPWRQKGTGRARAGSIRSPLWRGGGVIFGPKPRDFDLKMNRKERRLALRTAFISRAEDLIVVEEFSNELQRPKTKDLVAALARWGAAPEQKALLILSEIPENVLLSARNIENLKLIPADQLNVYDLLHADKIIVTSSTLEKIQEVYSA, encoded by the coding sequence ATGGTAGAGAGTGTAATTAAAAATTGGCAAGGAGAGCAAGTTGGAGAAACAAACTTCGACTTACGAGTTGCCAAAGAAACAACAGCGGCGCATATCGTACACCGCGCCCTAGTCAGACAAATGACCAATTCTCGCCAGGGAACTGCCAGCACCAAGACTCGTGCAGAAGTTCGTGGTGGTGGTCGTAAACCTTGGCGGCAAAAAGGCACAGGTCGCGCCCGTGCTGGTTCTATCCGTTCACCACTGTGGCGTGGAGGCGGTGTGATCTTTGGACCAAAACCCAGAGATTTCGACCTAAAAATGAACCGCAAAGAACGCCGATTGGCATTGCGGACAGCCTTTATTAGTCGTGCTGAAGATTTAATTGTTGTTGAAGAATTTAGCAACGAATTACAGCGTCCTAAAACCAAGGATCTCGTAGCAGCATTAGCTAGATGGGGTGCTGCACCAGAACAAAAAGCACTATTGATTTTGTCTGAAATCCCAGAAAACGTGCTTTTATCAGCTCGCAATATCGAAAACTTAAAACTAATTCCTGCCGACCAGTTAAACGTTTACGATTTGCTCCATGCTGACAAAATTATCGTCACATCATCAACCCTAGAGAAGATCCAGGAGGTCTACAGTGCCTAA
- the rplC gene encoding 50S ribosomal protein L3, with translation MSVGILGTKLGMTQIFDEAGVSIPVTVIKAGPCTVTQVKTKQTDGYSAIQVGYGEVKPKALNKPLLGHLAKSSAPAVRHLNEYRTDSAGDYALGQEIKADIFSAGEIVDVVGTSIGRGFAGNQKRNNFGRGPMSHGSKNHRAPGSIGAGTTPGRVYPGKRMAGRLGGTRVTIRKLTVVRVDAERNLILIKGAIPGKPGALVSVVPATIVGKK, from the coding sequence GTGTCTGTAGGTATTCTCGGCACCAAACTGGGCATGACCCAAATCTTTGATGAAGCAGGAGTCTCCATTCCTGTTACCGTCATCAAAGCCGGTCCATGCACCGTTACGCAAGTTAAAACGAAACAGACCGACGGTTACTCTGCCATTCAAGTTGGTTATGGCGAAGTCAAACCCAAGGCACTGAACAAACCATTGTTGGGACATTTGGCTAAGTCATCCGCTCCAGCAGTCCGTCATCTAAATGAATATCGCACCGATAGCGCTGGTGATTATGCTTTAGGTCAAGAAATTAAAGCAGATATTTTTAGTGCAGGTGAAATTGTAGATGTAGTTGGTACGAGTATTGGTCGCGGTTTTGCCGGCAACCAAAAGCGGAACAACTTTGGTCGCGGTCCTATGTCACACGGTTCCAAAAACCATAGAGCGCCAGGTTCTATCGGTGCTGGTACAACCCCAGGTCGTGTTTATCCAGGTAAAAGGATGGCAGGACGTTTAGGCGGTACTCGTGTCACAATTCGCAAATTGACAGTAGTACGAGTAGATGCAGAACGCAACTTAATCCTGATTAAAGGAGCAATTCCTGGCAAACCAGGAGCCTTAGTCAGCGTCGTTCCTGCAACTATAGTTGGTAAAAAATAG
- the ndhN gene encoding NAD(P)H-quinone oxidoreductase subunit N: MALITTGNGFIRNLEKFGALGVYVPLEGGYEGRYLRRLRAAGYVSLHITARGLGDVAAYLTQVHGVRPPHLGKRSNSSGAAVGDVYYLPPMISSHLAQLPPKSKGLVLWIIEGYILSDQEVEYLMDLPKLEPRVKVVIERGGDRIFRWTPLEKTLLAS, from the coding sequence ATGGCACTAATTACCACTGGCAACGGTTTCATCCGCAATTTGGAGAAATTTGGGGCGTTGGGTGTTTATGTTCCTCTGGAGGGGGGCTATGAAGGTCGGTATCTGCGCCGATTACGGGCGGCTGGCTATGTTAGCCTCCACATTACTGCAAGAGGACTGGGTGATGTGGCTGCGTATCTGACGCAAGTTCATGGTGTCAGACCACCACATTTAGGCAAAAGAAGTAATAGTAGTGGTGCGGCTGTGGGTGATGTATATTATTTACCACCAATGATCAGTTCCCATTTGGCACAATTACCTCCTAAGTCTAAGGGGTTGGTGTTGTGGATTATTGAGGGATATATTCTTTCTGATCAGGAAGTTGAGTATTTGATGGATTTGCCTAAGTTAGAACCAAGGGTTAAGGTGGTTATTGAGAGAGGTGGCGATCGCATTTTCCGCTGGACACCTTTAGAAAAGACACTGTTAGCTAGTTAA
- a CDS encoding Uma2 family endonuclease, giving the protein MVSTITKPNNITPETTPAEQRVVFHNISWQNYQQILAALGQSRSSRLIYDQGTLEITMPLEEHESATRLIELFIRILVEEMGLKIKTMGSTTLNRDDLQRSAEPDNCYYIQNQPQVVGKKVDLNEDPPPDLIVEVDITHTDINKLQFYASMGVPEFWRYNGEILQIYQLQNHQYVEGEKSPTFSIVTKAKLYQFLQDCQIDEVQASKSFRAWVQQEIQN; this is encoded by the coding sequence ATGGTTAGTACAATCACTAAACCAAATAATATTACCCCAGAAACTACCCCAGCAGAACAGCGAGTAGTTTTCCACAATATCAGTTGGCAAAATTATCAGCAAATTTTAGCAGCATTAGGGCAAAGTCGTTCTTCTCGACTTATCTATGATCAAGGGACATTAGAAATTACCATGCCTTTAGAAGAACATGAAAGTGCTACCAGATTAATTGAATTATTCATCCGCATTTTGGTAGAAGAAATGGGGTTGAAAATTAAAACAATGGGTTCAACTACCTTAAATCGTGATGATTTACAAAGAAGTGCTGAACCGGATAATTGTTATTACATTCAAAATCAACCTCAAGTAGTTGGAAAAAAAGTTGATTTAAACGAAGATCCACCACCAGACTTAATTGTAGAAGTAGATATTACCCACACTGACATCAATAAACTTCAGTTTTATGCCAGCATGGGTGTACCGGAATTTTGGCGTTATAACGGTGAAATATTGCAAATTTATCAACTTCAAAATCATCAATATGTTGAAGGAGAAAAAAGTCCCACATTTTCTATAGTCACCAAAGCAAAACTTTATCAATTTTTGCAAGATTGCCAAATAGATGAAGTCCAAGCTAGTAAATCTTTTCGTGCTTGGGTACAACAGGAAATACAGAATTAA